A window from Canis aureus isolate CA01 chromosome 23, VMU_Caureus_v.1.0, whole genome shotgun sequence encodes these proteins:
- the LOC144295448 gene encoding olfactory receptor 51F2, protein MLVLNNTNAQPLTFFLTGIPGLRAAQVWISIPFCLLYVIALSGNSMILFVVFREQNLHEPMYYFLSMLSATDLSLSLCTLSTTLGVFWFEAREITLSACIAQMFFLHGFTFMESGVLLAMAFDRFVAICNPLRYTTILTNARITQIGVSMLIRNVAVMLPVVLFVKRLSFCGAVVLSHSYCYHVDLIQLSCTDNRINSILGLFALFSTTGFDCPCILLSYVLIIRSVLSIASSEGRQKAFNTCISHISAVAIFYIPLVSLSLVHRYGHSAPPFVHTIMANVFLLIPPVLNPIIYSVKTKQIRKAIVKVLIQKQQ, encoded by the coding sequence ATGTTGGTCCTCAATAATACCAATGCTCAACCTCTGACCTTCTTCCTGACGGGTATCCCAGGCCTGAGAGCAGCCCAGGTTTGGATCTCCATCCCTTTTTGTCTCCTGTATGTCATCGCCCTCTCTGGGAACAGCATGATCCTATTTGTGGTCTTCCGTGAGCAGAATCTCCATGAACCAATGTATTATTTCCTCTCTATGCTTTCAGCCACAGACCTGAGCTTATCCCTGTGCACACTTTCTACTACCCTTGGTGTCTTCTGGTTTGAAGCTCGAGAAATCACCTTAAGTGCCTGCATTGCCCAGATGTTCTTTCTCCATGGATTTACTTTCATGGAGTCTGGGGTTCTGCTGGCCATGGCCTTTGATCGTTTTGTAGCCATCTGTAATCCACTGAGATACACCACCATCCTCACTAATGCCAGAATTACCCAGATTGGGGTGAGCATGTTGATAAGGAACGTTGCTGTCATGTTACCAGTGGTGCTCTTTGTTAAGAGGCTGTCCTTCTGCGGTGCAGTGGTCCTTTCACATTCTTACTGTTACCATGTTGACCTCATTCAACTCTCATGCACAGACAACAGAATCAACAGCATCCTCGGTCTGTTTGCACTTTTCTCCACAACAGGATTTGATTGTCCTTGCATCTTGCTCTCCTATGTACTGATCATCCGGTCTGTTCTCAGCATTGCCTCCTCAGAGGGGCGGCAAAAAGCCTTCAACACCTGCATATCCCACATCAGTGCTGTTGCCATCTTTTACATCCCCCTTGTCAGCTTGTCTCTTGTCCATCGCTATGGCCATTCAGCACCTCCATTTGTCCACACCATCATGGCCAATGTCTTCCTTCTCATCCCTCCCGTGCTCAACCCCATCATCTATAGTGTGAAGACTAAGCAGATTCGAAAGGCTATTGTCAAGGTCTTAATTCAGAAGCAGCAATAA